In Pseudomonas sp. Leaf58, one DNA window encodes the following:
- a CDS encoding chemotaxis protein CheW, with translation MKGTSAMQLLAEEDAHIDDCWNRIGVHGDKQCPLLPRHVHCRNCEVYAAAATRLLDRYALMQEHQAAVALPVEENTGRSMLLFRLGEEWLALATACLAEIAPLQAVHSLPHQRSRLLQGVANVRGALVPCLSLADLLGVQASGAEQRGGRALPRMLILAAEGGPVVMAVEEIDGIHRLDPLLLGSGQDATHFTAAVLQWRGRSVRVLDDQHLLSAVQRSLS, from the coding sequence ATGAAGGGTACCTCTGCGATGCAGTTGCTCGCCGAAGAAGATGCGCACATCGACGATTGCTGGAACCGCATCGGTGTGCATGGTGACAAGCAGTGCCCGTTGCTGCCGCGGCATGTTCACTGCCGCAATTGCGAGGTGTATGCCGCCGCGGCGACGCGGTTGCTCGACCGCTACGCGCTGATGCAGGAGCACCAGGCGGCGGTGGCCTTGCCTGTCGAGGAAAACACCGGCCGCTCCATGCTGCTGTTTCGCCTGGGCGAAGAGTGGCTGGCTCTGGCCACCGCCTGCCTGGCCGAAATCGCCCCGCTGCAGGCGGTGCATTCCTTGCCGCACCAGCGCTCGCGGTTGCTGCAGGGCGTGGCCAACGTGCGCGGTGCGCTGGTGCCGTGCCTGTCGCTGGCCGACCTGCTGGGCGTGCAGGCCAGCGGCGCCGAGCAGCGTGGCGGCCGGGCGTTGCCGCGCATGCTGATTTTGGCGGCTGAAGGCGGGCCGGTAGTGATGGCGGTCGAAGAAATTGATGGCATTCACCGGCTCGACCCGCTACTGCTTGGCAGCGGCCAGGACGCCACCCACTTCACCGCCGCAGTGCTGCAATGGCGTGGCCGCAGCGTGCGGGTTCTGGACGATCAACACTTACTTTCTGCCGTGCAGCGGAGCCTGTCATGA
- a CDS encoding hybrid sensor histidine kinase/response regulator → MTPEQMRDASLLELFSLEAEAQTQVLSAGLMALERNPTQADQLEACMRAAHSLKGAARIVGVDAGVSVAHVMEDCLVAAQEGRLRLSAEHIDALLQGTDLLMRIATPGDAGAQATLPVFLAQMASLLDPGAPAMPAATPAVPALPATSLPLVLPAPLSLPADLLEPPPEPEPAPRRRAGKRAGEGAERVLRVTADRLNSLLDLSSKSLVETQRLKPYLATLQRLKRMHGQGMQALDSLRLQLEDSGQSSEVLEALAQTQRLLAETQQILQQQAADLDEFGWQASQRAQLLYDTALACRMRPFADVLTGQSRMVRDLGRSLGKPVGLLVEGDKTQVDRDVLEKLEAPLTHLLRNAVDHGIELPERRLLAGKPEEGVIRLRASHQAGMLSLELIDDGAGIDLERLRSNIVERALSPADTVARMSEAELLTFLFLPGFSLRDKVTEVSGRGVGLDAVQHMIRELRGSIELTQVAGQGCRFHLQVPLTLSVVRSLVVEVGGEAYAFPLAHIERTLEVAAEAIVQIEGRQHFWHEGRHIGLVAASQLLNRPAGQTEESSLRVVVIREREQLYGVAVERLIGERVLVVMPLDPRLGKVQDISSGALLDDGSVVLIVDVEDLLRSLEKLLSTGSLERIARGSSGARGVVRKRILVVDDSLTVRELQRKLLGHRGYEVAVAVDGMDGWNALRGEDFDLLITDIDMPRMDGIELVTLVRRDQRLQSLPVMVVSYKDREEDRRRGLDAGADYYLAKASFHDDALLDAVVELIGGAQG, encoded by the coding sequence ATGACCCCAGAGCAAATGCGCGACGCATCGTTGCTCGAACTGTTCAGCCTGGAGGCCGAGGCACAAACCCAGGTGCTCAGCGCCGGCCTGATGGCGCTGGAGCGCAACCCCACCCAGGCCGACCAGCTCGAGGCCTGCATGCGCGCCGCCCACTCCTTGAAGGGCGCCGCACGGATCGTCGGGGTGGACGCTGGCGTCAGCGTCGCCCACGTCATGGAAGACTGCCTGGTAGCCGCCCAGGAAGGCCGCTTGCGCCTGAGCGCCGAGCATATCGACGCCCTGCTGCAGGGCACCGACCTGCTGATGCGCATCGCCACGCCGGGGGATGCCGGGGCGCAGGCGACCCTGCCGGTGTTCCTCGCGCAAATGGCCAGCCTGCTCGACCCGGGTGCGCCGGCCATGCCTGCCGCAACCCCTGCTGTGCCCGCGCTGCCAGCAACATCGCTACCCCTCGTACTGCCCGCGCCATTGTCGCTGCCCGCTGACCTCCTCGAGCCACCGCCCGAACCCGAGCCGGCCCCGCGGCGCAGGGCCGGCAAGCGCGCCGGTGAGGGCGCGGAGCGGGTATTGCGGGTAACCGCCGATCGCCTCAACAGCCTGCTCGACCTGTCCAGCAAATCGCTGGTGGAAACCCAGCGGCTCAAGCCTTACCTGGCCACCCTGCAGCGCCTCAAGCGCATGCATGGCCAGGGCATGCAGGCACTCGACAGCTTGCGCCTGCAACTGGAGGACAGTGGCCAGAGCAGCGAGGTACTCGAAGCCTTGGCCCAAACCCAGCGCCTGCTGGCGGAAACCCAGCAGATTTTGCAGCAGCAGGCTGCCGACCTCGACGAATTCGGCTGGCAGGCCAGCCAGCGCGCGCAACTGTTGTACGACACCGCGCTGGCCTGCCGAATGCGCCCGTTTGCCGATGTGTTGACCGGCCAGAGCCGCATGGTCCGTGACCTTGGCCGCTCGCTGGGCAAGCCGGTGGGGTTGCTGGTGGAAGGGGATAAGACTCAAGTCGACCGCGATGTACTGGAAAAGCTCGAAGCGCCACTGACCCACCTGTTGCGCAATGCCGTCGACCACGGCATCGAGCTGCCGGAGCGGCGCCTGCTGGCAGGCAAGCCAGAGGAGGGCGTGATTCGCCTGCGTGCCTCGCACCAGGCTGGCATGCTCAGCCTGGAGTTGATCGACGATGGCGCCGGCATCGACCTGGAGCGCTTGCGCAGCAACATCGTCGAGCGGGCGCTGTCGCCCGCCGACACGGTGGCGCGGATGAGTGAGGCAGAGCTGCTGACGTTTCTGTTCCTGCCCGGGTTCAGCCTGCGTGACAAGGTCACCGAGGTGTCTGGGCGTGGTGTGGGCCTGGATGCGGTGCAGCATATGATCCGTGAGCTGCGCGGTTCGATCGAGCTGACCCAGGTGGCCGGGCAGGGCTGCCGCTTCCACCTGCAGGTGCCGCTGACCCTGTCGGTAGTGCGCAGCCTGGTGGTCGAAGTGGGTGGCGAAGCCTATGCCTTCCCGCTGGCCCATATCGAACGCACGCTGGAAGTGGCTGCCGAAGCGATCGTGCAGATCGAAGGGCGCCAGCATTTCTGGCACGAAGGCCGGCATATCGGCCTGGTAGCGGCCAGCCAGCTGCTCAACCGCCCGGCTGGGCAAACTGAGGAAAGTAGCCTGCGGGTGGTGGTGATCCGAGAGCGCGAGCAACTGTATGGCGTGGCCGTGGAGCGCCTGATAGGCGAGCGGGTGCTGGTGGTGATGCCGCTTGACCCGCGGCTGGGCAAGGTGCAGGACATATCCTCCGGCGCTTTGCTCGATGATGGCTCGGTGGTGCTGATCGTTGATGTCGAGGACTTGTTGCGTTCGCTCGAGAAACTGCTCAGTACGGGCAGCCTGGAGCGCATCGCGCGCGGCAGCAGTGGCGCGCGTGGCGTGGTCCGCAAGCGCATCCTGGTGGTCGACGATTCGCTGACCGTGCGTGAGCTGCAGCGCAAGCTGCTGGGCCACCGCGGTTACGAGGTGGCCGTGGCGGTGGACGGCATGGACGGCTGGAACGCCCTGCGCGGCGAGGACTTCGACCTGTTGATCACCGACATCGACATGCCGCGCATGGACGGCATCGAGCTGGTCACCCTGGTGCGCCGCGACCAGCGCCTGCAATCGCTGCCGGTAATGGTGGTGTCCTACAAGGACCGCGAGGAAGACCGAAGGCGTGGCCTGGATGCCGGAGCCGACTACTATTTGGCAAAGGCCAGTTTCCACGACGATGCGTTGCTGGATGCTGTAGTTGAGTTGATTGGAGGTGCTCAAGGATGA
- the wspF gene encoding Wsp signal transduction system protein-glutamate methylesterase WspF (signal transduction system involved in biofilm formation) yields the protein MKIAIVNDMPMAVEALRRAVALEPAHQVVWVASNGAEAVQRCSEQLPDLILMDLIMPVMDGVEATRRIMAETPCAIVIVTVDRKQNVHRVFEAMGHGALDVVDTPALGAGDPREAAAPLLRKILNISWLIGQQRAPAARPVAAPVRAASAHRGLVAIGSSAGGPAALEVLLKSLPAAFPAAIVLVQHVDQVFAAGMAEWLSSAAGLPVRLAREGEPPQPGQVLLAGTNHHIRLLQNGQLAYTAEPVNEIYRPSIDVFFESVARYWSGDAVGVLLTGMGRDGAQGLKLMRQQGFLTIAQDQASSAVYGMPKAAVAIDAAVEVRPLERIAGRLMEIFAK from the coding sequence ATGAAGATCGCCATCGTCAATGACATGCCCATGGCCGTCGAGGCGCTGCGCCGGGCGGTCGCCCTGGAGCCCGCGCACCAAGTGGTGTGGGTCGCCAGCAATGGCGCCGAGGCGGTGCAGCGCTGCAGCGAGCAGTTGCCGGACCTGATCCTCATGGACCTGATCATGCCGGTGATGGACGGCGTGGAGGCGACCCGGCGAATCATGGCCGAAACCCCGTGCGCCATCGTCATCGTCACGGTCGACCGTAAACAGAACGTGCACCGGGTGTTCGAGGCCATGGGCCACGGCGCCCTGGATGTGGTCGATACGCCAGCGCTGGGGGCGGGCGATCCGCGTGAAGCAGCAGCGCCACTGCTGCGCAAGATCCTCAACATAAGCTGGTTGATTGGCCAGCAGCGTGCACCGGCCGCCCGCCCGGTCGCCGCGCCAGTGCGGGCGGCGTCCGCGCACCGTGGGCTGGTGGCGATCGGCTCGTCCGCGGGTGGCCCGGCAGCCCTCGAAGTGCTGCTCAAGAGCCTGCCGGCGGCGTTTCCGGCCGCTATCGTGCTGGTCCAGCATGTGGACCAGGTGTTTGCCGCAGGCATGGCCGAATGGCTTAGCAGCGCTGCCGGCCTGCCGGTACGCCTGGCCCGTGAAGGTGAGCCGCCGCAGCCGGGGCAGGTGTTGCTGGCCGGCACCAACCACCACATTCGCCTGCTACAGAATGGCCAACTGGCCTACACTGCCGAACCGGTGAATGAAATCTACCGGCCCTCGATCGATGTGTTCTTCGAGAGTGTGGCGCGTTACTGGAGCGGTGATGCGGTGGGCGTGTTGCTCACCGGTATGGGCCGCGACGGGGCCCAAGGCCTGAAGCTGATGCGTCAGCAGGGCTTCCTGACCATTGCCCAGGACCAGGCCAGCAGTGCGGTGTACGGCATGCCTAAAGCCGCCGTGGCCATCGATGCCGCAGTGGAAGTTCGCCCGCTGGAGCGAATCGCCGGGCGCTTGATGGAAATTTTCGCAAAATGA
- the wspR gene encoding Wsp signal transduction system regulator diguanylate cyclase WspR (signal transduction system involved in biofilm formation): MNDLPIEGFATTNENSAMVLLVDDQAMIGEAVRRGLANEENIDFHFCADPHQAVAQAMRIKPTVILQDLIMPGLDGLTLVREYRNNPATQDIPIIVLSTKEDPLVKSAAFAAGANDYLVKLPDNIELVARIRYHSRSYLTLLQRDEAYRALRVSQQQLLDSNLMLQRLMNSDGLTGLSNRRHFDEYLELEWRRAMREQQQLSLLMIDVDYFKAYNDSFGHLAGDEALRQVAEALRGSCSRPTDLPARYGGEEFALVLPNTSPGGARLVAEKLRQTVLGLGIPHTAPVAGSHLTVSIGLATQTPAIGSVCRQLISAADKGLYQAKDGGRNQVGIA, from the coding sequence ATGAATGATTTACCGATCGAAGGTTTTGCCACCACCAACGAAAACTCGGCGATGGTGCTGCTGGTCGACGACCAGGCCATGATCGGCGAGGCGGTGCGGCGTGGTCTGGCCAATGAAGAGAACATCGATTTTCACTTTTGCGCCGACCCGCACCAGGCGGTGGCCCAGGCCATGCGCATCAAGCCCACGGTAATCCTCCAGGACCTGATCATGCCTGGCCTGGACGGGCTGACCCTGGTTCGTGAGTACCGCAACAACCCGGCTACCCAGGACATCCCGATCATCGTCCTGTCGACCAAGGAAGACCCATTGGTCAAGAGCGCGGCGTTTGCCGCCGGGGCCAACGATTACCTGGTCAAGTTGCCGGACAATATCGAGTTGGTAGCGCGCATCCGCTACCATTCGCGCTCCTACCTGACCTTGTTGCAACGGGACGAGGCCTACCGTGCCCTGCGCGTCAGTCAGCAGCAGTTGCTCGACTCGAACCTGATGCTGCAGCGGCTGATGAACTCCGATGGCCTGACCGGGTTGTCCAACCGCCGCCACTTCGACGAGTACCTGGAGCTGGAATGGCGCCGGGCCATGCGTGAGCAGCAGCAGTTGTCGCTGCTGATGATCGATGTGGATTACTTCAAGGCTTACAACGACAGCTTTGGCCACTTGGCCGGTGACGAGGCCTTGCGCCAGGTCGCCGAAGCGCTGCGCGGCTCGTGCTCGCGGCCCACCGACCTGCCGGCGCGCTATGGCGGCGAGGAGTTCGCCCTGGTGCTGCCCAACACCTCGCCCGGCGGAGCCCGCCTGGTGGCCGAGAAGCTGCGCCAGACCGTGCTCGGCCTGGGCATCCCGCACACCGCCCCGGTGGCCGGCTCACACCTGACCGTGAGCATCGGCCTGGCCACCCAAACCCCTGCCATCGGCAGTGTTTGCCGGCAGCTGATCTCGGCGGCGGACAAGGGCCTATACCAGGCCAAGGATGGTGGGCGCAACCAGGTTGGTATCGCCTGA
- the prfB gene encoding peptide chain release factor 2 (programmed frameshift): MEIQPILNTIKDLTERSQSIRGYLDYDHKHDRLIEVNRELEDPNVWNKPEYAQSLGRERAMLAQVVETLDKMSNGLADCKDLLDMAVEEGDEGAVSDVETELQALEESLAQLEFRRMFSGEMDMNNAYLDIQAGSGGTEAQDWANILLRMYLRWADKRGFDATIIELSEGEVAGIKGATVHIKGEYAFGWLRTEIGVHRLVRKSPFDSGARRHTSFSAVFVSPEIDDKVEIEINPADLRVDTYRSSGAGGQHVNTTDSAVRITHVPTNTVVACQNERSQHANKDTAMKMLRAKLYELEMQKRNAASQALEDSKSDIGWGHQIRSYVLDDSRIKDLRTGVERSDCQKVLDGDLDQYLEASLKQGL; the protein is encoded by the exons ATGGAAATCCAACCGATCCTGAACACCATCAAGGACCTCACCGAGCGTTCCCAGTCTATTCGGGGGTATCTT GACTACGATCACAAGCATGACCGCCTGATCGAAGTCAACCGCGAGCTGGAAGACCCTAACGTCTGGAACAAGCCCGAGTACGCCCAGAGCCTGGGCCGCGAGCGGGCCATGCTGGCGCAGGTCGTCGAGACCCTGGACAAGATGTCCAACGGCCTGGCCGACTGCAAAGACTTGCTCGACATGGCGGTCGAGGAAGGTGATGAAGGCGCCGTCAGCGACGTCGAGACCGAGCTGCAGGCCCTTGAAGAATCCCTGGCCCAGCTTGAGTTCCGTCGCATGTTCAGCGGCGAGATGGACATGAACAACGCCTACCTGGACATCCAGGCCGGTTCCGGTGGTACCGAAGCACAGGACTGGGCCAACATCCTGCTGCGCATGTACCTGCGCTGGGCCGACAAGCGCGGTTTCGATGCCACCATCATCGAGCTGTCCGAAGGTGAAGTCGCCGGCATCAAAGGCGCCACCGTGCACATCAAGGGCGAGTACGCGTTCGGCTGGCTGCGCACCGAAATCGGTGTCCACCGCCTGGTGCGCAAGAGCCCGTTCGACTCCGGTGCCCGTCGCCACACCTCGTTCTCGGCGGTGTTCGTGTCGCCCGAAATCGACGACAAGGTCGAAATCGAGATCAACCCGGCCGACCTGCGCGTCGACACCTACCGCTCCTCCGGTGCCGGTGGCCAGCACGTGAACACCACCGACTCGGCGGTCCGTATCACCCACGTGCCGACCAACACCGTGGTGGCCTGCCAGAATGAACGCTCGCAGCACGCCAACAAAGACACCGCCATGAAAATGCTGCGGGCCAAGTTGTACGAGCTGGAGATGCAGAAGCGCAACGCCGCTTCACAGGCGCTGGAAGACAGCAAGTCGGACATCGGCTGGGGCCACCAGATCCGCTCCTACGTACTGGATGACTCGCGCATCAAGGACTTGCGTACCGGCGTCGAGCGTAGCGATTGCCAGAAGGTCCTGGACGGCGACCTCGACCAGTACCTGGAAGCGAGCCTCAAGCAGGGGCTGTAA
- the lysS gene encoding lysine--tRNA ligase: MSDLKTEAQDLQQEENALIALRKEKLAAERAKGNAFPNDFRRDSYCNDLQKQYADKTKEELEAAAIPVKVAGRIMLNRGSFMVIQDMTGRIQVYVNRKTLPEETLAAVKTWDLGDIISAEGTLARSGKGDLYVEMTNVRLLTKSLRPLPDKHHGLTDTEQRYRQRYVDLMVNEDTRNTFRVRSQVISHIRKFLIERDFLEVETPMLQTIPGGAAAKPFETHHNALDMAMFLRIAPELYLKRLVVGGFEKVFEINRNFRNEGVSTRHNPEFTMLEFYQAYADYRDNMDLTEELFRELALLVLGSTDVPYGDKVFHFGEPFARLSVFDSILKYNPELTAADLQDVDRARDIAKKAGAKVLGHEGLGKLQVMIFEELVEHKLEQPHFITEYPFEVSPLARRNDDNPAVTDRFELFIGGREIANAYSELNDAEDQAERFLAQVAEKDAGDDEAMHYDADFVRALEYGMPPTAGEGIGIDRLVMLLTNSPSIRDVILFPHMRPQA, translated from the coding sequence ATGAGCGACCTGAAGACCGAAGCGCAAGACCTGCAACAGGAAGAAAACGCCCTGATCGCCCTGCGCAAGGAAAAACTTGCCGCCGAGCGCGCCAAGGGCAATGCCTTCCCCAATGACTTCCGTCGCGACAGCTACTGCAACGACCTGCAGAAACAGTACGCGGACAAGACCAAGGAAGAACTGGAAGCTGCAGCGATCCCGGTCAAGGTAGCCGGCCGCATCATGCTCAACCGTGGCTCGTTCATGGTCATCCAGGACATGACCGGTCGCATCCAGGTCTACGTCAACCGCAAGACCCTGCCAGAAGAAACCCTGGCCGCGGTCAAAACCTGGGACCTGGGCGATATCATCAGCGCCGAAGGCACCCTGGCCCGTTCCGGCAAGGGCGACCTGTACGTCGAAATGACCAACGTGCGCCTGCTGACCAAGTCGCTGCGCCCGCTGCCCGACAAGCACCACGGCCTGACCGATACCGAGCAGCGCTATCGCCAGCGCTACGTCGACCTGATGGTCAACGAAGACACCCGCAACACGTTCCGTGTGCGTTCGCAGGTGATCTCGCACATCCGCAAGTTCCTCATCGAGCGTGACTTCCTCGAAGTCGAGACGCCGATGCTGCAAACCATCCCAGGTGGTGCCGCAGCCAAGCCATTTGAAACCCACCACAATGCGCTGGACATGGCCATGTTCCTGCGTATCGCGCCGGAGCTGTACCTCAAGCGCCTGGTGGTAGGTGGCTTCGAGAAAGTGTTCGAGATCAACCGCAACTTCCGTAACGAAGGCGTTTCGACTCGTCACAACCCAGAATTCACCATGCTTGAGTTCTACCAGGCCTACGCCGACTACCGCGACAACATGGACCTCACCGAGGAACTGTTCCGCGAGCTGGCGCTGCTGGTACTGGGCAGCACCGATGTGCCTTACGGCGACAAGGTGTTCCACTTCGGCGAGCCGTTCGCGCGTCTGTCGGTGTTCGACTCGATTCTCAAGTACAACCCGGAGCTGACCGCTGCCGACCTGCAGGACGTCGACCGCGCCCGCGACATCGCCAAGAAGGCCGGTGCCAAGGTGCTGGGCCATGAAGGCCTGGGCAAGCTGCAGGTGATGATTTTCGAGGAGCTGGTCGAGCACAAGCTGGAGCAGCCGCACTTCATCACCGAGTACCCGTTCGAAGTGTCGCCGCTGGCCCGTCGCAACGACGACAACCCGGCTGTTACCGACCGTTTCGAGCTGTTCATCGGTGGCCGTGAAATCGCCAACGCCTACTCCGAGCTCAACGATGCCGAAGACCAGGCCGAGCGCTTCCTGGCCCAGGTGGCCGAGAAGGACGCCGGTGACGACGAAGCGATGCACTATGACGCCGACTTCGTTCGCGCCCTGGAGTACGGCATGCCGCCAACCGCTGGTGAAGGCATTGGCATTGACCGCCTGGTGATGCTGCTGACCAACTCGCCGTCGATCCGCGACGTGATCCTGTTCCCGCACATGCGTCCGCAGGCCTGA
- a CDS encoding TetR/AcrR family transcriptional regulator — protein MPHQGAAGIATAVAESVQYQGRKTARQGSEQRRQLILDAAMRIVVRDGVRGVRHRAVAAEAGVPLSATTYYFKDIEDLLTDTFAQYVERSAAYMAKLWANTEVVLRQMLAQGDGSPQARARLADEVARMTADYVQRQLLNRRDFLMAEQAFRQEALLCPRLAELVCAHEQILLHGTRQLLQVVGSRQPEQDAQMLTAIIEQMEYQGLLTDANVQADGQMLAMLTRYLQLVLASA, from the coding sequence ATGCCTCACCAAGGCGCCGCCGGCATCGCCACCGCCGTCGCCGAAAGCGTGCAATACCAAGGCCGCAAGACTGCCCGCCAAGGCAGCGAACAGCGCCGCCAACTGATCCTCGATGCTGCCATGCGCATCGTCGTACGCGATGGCGTACGCGGTGTGCGCCACCGCGCCGTGGCCGCCGAGGCCGGTGTGCCACTGTCGGCCACCACCTACTACTTCAAGGACATCGAGGACCTGCTCACCGATACCTTTGCCCAGTACGTCGAGCGCAGCGCCGCCTACATGGCCAAACTGTGGGCCAACACCGAAGTGGTGCTGCGCCAAATGCTCGCCCAGGGCGATGGCAGCCCGCAGGCGCGGGCGCGTTTGGCGGATGAAGTGGCGCGCATGACCGCCGACTACGTCCAGCGGCAATTACTCAACCGCCGTGACTTCCTGATGGCCGAGCAGGCCTTCCGCCAAGAGGCGTTGCTGTGCCCGCGCCTGGCCGAGCTGGTGTGCGCCCATGAGCAGATCCTGCTGCATGGCACCCGGCAATTGCTGCAGGTAGTGGGCTCGCGGCAACCAGAACAAGACGCGCAAATGTTGACGGCGATTATCGAGCAGATGGAATATCAGGGCCTGCTCACGGATGCCAACGTGCAAGCCGATGGGCAGATGCTCGCTATGCTTACCCGATACCTGCAGCTGGTGCTGGCGTCGGCCTGA
- a CDS encoding flavohemoglobin expression-modulating QEGLA motif protein, with the protein MDEYQQTIRALSDRIVAAQTPIRVLDAVKWDDNIRQGFLKAKGKEPPAVDRAYYQSRPLSFDSSAVKAEFQGIERDIIRQLGQFNPVGQIMKRMCREYRMVVRMLEARGTEDFGLISQELYGAASDAFHAGDPTLADLGLMLSDYLNNIDGRGDLKDEPKNLTAKEAVDILQRRLNKVFGEAEETIRVFESDGIVADAAAGADYIKVRADAMFNARDVRALEVHEGLVHVGTTLNGLNQPICTFLAKGPPSSTVTQEGLAILMEVIAFASYPSRLRKLTNRTRAIHMVEEGADFMQVYGFFREQGFEMAQSYSNASRVFRGSVPNGLPFTKDLSYLKGFIMVYNYIQLAVKKGKLEQIPLLFCGKTTLEDMRTLRQLVEEGLVEPPKYLPEQFRDLNALSAWMCFSNFLNHLSLDRIEADYANIL; encoded by the coding sequence GTGGACGAATACCAGCAAACCATCCGCGCCTTGTCCGACCGCATCGTTGCGGCGCAAACCCCCATCCGGGTTCTGGACGCGGTGAAGTGGGACGACAATATTCGCCAGGGCTTCCTCAAAGCCAAGGGCAAGGAGCCGCCAGCCGTCGACCGCGCCTATTACCAATCACGCCCGTTGTCGTTCGACTCCAGCGCGGTCAAGGCCGAGTTCCAGGGCATCGAGCGCGACATCATTCGTCAGCTCGGCCAGTTCAACCCGGTCGGCCAGATCATGAAGCGCATGTGCCGCGAATACCGCATGGTGGTGCGCATGCTCGAAGCGCGTGGCACCGAGGATTTCGGCCTGATCTCCCAAGAGTTGTACGGCGCTGCCTCGGATGCCTTCCATGCCGGTGACCCGACCCTTGCCGACCTCGGCCTGATGCTGTCGGACTACCTGAACAACATCGATGGCCGTGGCGACCTCAAGGACGAGCCGAAGAACCTGACTGCCAAGGAGGCCGTCGACATCCTCCAGCGGCGGCTGAACAAGGTGTTCGGTGAAGCCGAAGAAACCATCCGCGTGTTCGAGTCCGACGGCATCGTTGCCGATGCCGCGGCCGGGGCCGACTATATCAAGGTGCGCGCCGACGCCATGTTCAACGCCCGCGACGTGCGCGCCCTGGAGGTGCACGAAGGGCTGGTGCACGTCGGCACCACGCTCAACGGCCTGAACCAGCCGATCTGCACCTTCCTGGCCAAGGGCCCACCGTCGTCGACGGTGACCCAGGAAGGCCTGGCCATCCTCATGGAGGTGATCGCCTTCGCCTCGTACCCCAGCCGCCTGCGCAAGCTCACCAACCGCACCCGCGCCATTCACATGGTCGAGGAGGGCGCCGATTTCATGCAGGTTTACGGGTTCTTCCGCGAGCAGGGCTTCGAGATGGCGCAGAGCTACAGCAATGCCAGCCGGGTGTTCCGCGGTTCGGTGCCTAATGGCCTGCCATTTACCAAGGACTTGTCCTACCTCAAGGGCTTCATCATGGTTTACAACTACATTCAGTTGGCCGTGAAGAAGGGCAAGCTCGAACAGATCCCGCTGCTGTTCTGTGGCAAGACCACCTTGGAAGACATGCGTACCTTGCGCCAGCTGGTCGAGGAAGGCTTGGTCGAGCCGCCCAAGTACCTGCCCGAACAGTTCCGCGACCTTAACGCGCTGTCGGCCTGGATGTGCTTCTCCAACTTCCTCAACCACCTGAGCCTGGACCGTATTGAAGCTGACTACGCGAACATTCTCTGA
- a CDS encoding alpha/beta hydrolase: MKLTTRTFSECCRLLALGSVLLGLSGCSSLLFYPERGQAFTPERAKLEYRDVTLTTADGIRLHGWWLPAKPGVEVKGTVLHLHGNGGNLPGHLGGSYWLPEQGYQVLMVDYRGYGLSEGAPSLPAVYEDIAAAIAWLDQAPEAKGKPLALLGQSLGGAMAIHYLAAHPEQRQRFSALVFDGVPASYRAVGRFALSTSWMTWPLQVPLSWLVPDGDSAIRSVEQLSNPPKLFFHSIDDTLVPMDNGIRLYQHAPAPRVLQLTRGGHVQTFADPTWRQVMLRFLDDPSHFNGLRRLAEVPNYPDEKNKQ; encoded by the coding sequence TTGAAGCTGACTACGCGAACATTCTCTGAGTGCTGCCGCCTGCTGGCCTTGGGCTCGGTGCTGCTGGGCCTGAGCGGTTGCAGCAGCCTGCTGTTCTACCCCGAGCGTGGCCAGGCGTTCACACCTGAGCGAGCCAAGCTCGAGTACCGCGACGTCACCTTGACCACTGCCGATGGCATTCGCCTGCACGGCTGGTGGTTGCCGGCCAAGCCTGGGGTCGAGGTGAAGGGGACGGTGCTGCACCTGCACGGCAACGGTGGCAACCTGCCTGGGCACCTGGGTGGCAGCTATTGGCTGCCGGAGCAGGGCTACCAAGTGTTGATGGTCGATTACCGCGGCTATGGCCTGTCCGAAGGCGCGCCGAGCCTGCCTGCAGTGTACGAGGACATCGCCGCGGCCATCGCCTGGCTGGACCAGGCGCCCGAGGCCAAGGGCAAGCCGCTGGCGCTGCTGGGGCAGAGCCTTGGTGGGGCCATGGCCATCCACTACCTGGCGGCCCACCCCGAGCAGCGCCAGCGCTTCAGCGCGTTGGTGTTCGACGGTGTGCCGGCCAGCTACCGTGCGGTCGGGCGTTTTGCCCTCAGCACGTCGTGGATGACCTGGCCGCTGCAGGTGCCGCTGTCGTGGCTGGTGCCGGACGGTGACAGCGCAATCCGCTCGGTCGAGCAGCTGAGCAACCCGCCCAAGCTGTTCTTCCACAGCATCGACGACACCCTGGTGCCCATGGACAACGGCATTCGCCTGTACCAGCACGCGCCAGCGCCGCGCGTGCTGCAACTGACCCGTGGTGGCCATGTGCAGACCTTCGCTGACCCGACCTGGCGCCAGGTGATGCTGCGTTTCCTCGATGACCCCAGCCATTTCAACGGCCTGCGGCGGCTTGCCGAAGTGCCCAACTACCCTGACGAGAAGAACAAGCAATGA